One genomic segment of Arachis duranensis cultivar V14167 chromosome 4, aradu.V14167.gnm2.J7QH, whole genome shotgun sequence includes these proteins:
- the LOC107484785 gene encoding copper transporter 6, with translation MASITAAEGVPAPYNSTVATRLGRRRIPIHTSFYWDHKVDILFRCWPGDSVGMYVVALMLVFAMAVLVEWLSFTNIVKLKPGGSNDVVGGLLKTGLYGVRSGLSYLVMLAVMSFNGGVFIVAIGGHVIGFLIFGTRAFRRKTAVPDSSKPLDLRVQ, from the coding sequence ATGGCATCAATCACCGCGGCGGAGGGCGTGCCGGCACCGTATAACTCCACGGTGGCGACTCGGCTAGGCCGGAGAAGAATTCCGATCCACACCAGCTTCTATTGGGACCACAAGGTAGACATACTTTTCCGGTGCTGGCCGGGCGACAGCGTGGGCATGTATGTGGTGGCGCTGATGCTGGTGTTCGCAATGGCGGTGCTGGTAGAGTGGCTTTCGTTCACCAACATAGTGAAGCTCAAGCCAGGGGGCTCAAACGACGTCGTTGGGGGGCTATTGAAGACGGGGCTATACGGCGTGCGTTCCGGCCTCTCTTACTTGGTGATGCTGGCCGTTATGTCGTTTAACGGTGGGGTTTTTATTGTCGCAATTGGTGGCCACGTCATCGGGTTCTTGATTTTCGGTACTCGAGCGTTCAGAAGGAAGACGGCTGTACCGGACTCGTCTAAGCCGTTGGATTTGCGAGTTCAGTAA